One genomic window of Anaerofustis stercorihominis DSM 17244 includes the following:
- a CDS encoding O-antigen ligase family protein, which translates to MLFINMFLSTAGVYKGSTSVAALIGVIITFVIILFSVSEKIEKIEINKNLLILLYIISGFFLISGILHRVMAYILCSLIFAVLFPVFYIIFNSENGYSKFLLSFNNGIKYSFILLIIVSVFISPLTSGQYASFLANPNGLGAYLTIVLPALLYLFEAAGDKTNKILNIILIGCVFALSVFVKSRTTYLSFIFIGVVYILYLFINRINIKEILFRLFKIILSSVLGTVMLFSMLTYVNNFIINIEKNVFGNAFIVTFNDEGKNEGFMTLIEQLNSAADRSKKGITDDNNLSSGRFEIWGKYINNINLLGHPAGKLKVPYQGGYIEANSHNSYLQVAYAAGIIAGLSFFIMNILFLIYLLRIIFKGIKNRNLDIKYLFIGSMLIGCEITMVLSSVYYPYISAISIVYYFVIGFIYIENMD; encoded by the coding sequence ATGCTATTTATAAATATGTTTTTATCCACAGCAGGGGTGTATAAAGGAAGTACTTCAGTTGCCGCACTGATAGGAGTTATTATAACTTTTGTTATTATTTTATTCAGTGTCAGTGAAAAAATAGAAAAAATAGAGATAAATAAAAATTTGCTAATTTTATTATATATTATATCAGGATTTTTCTTGATTTCCGGAATATTACATAGAGTTATGGCATATATATTATGTTCTCTGATTTTTGCTGTTCTGTTTCCTGTTTTTTATATAATATTTAATAGTGAAAACGGATATAGCAAATTTTTATTAAGTTTTAATAATGGGATAAAATATAGTTTTATATTATTGATAATCGTTTCTGTATTTATCTCTCCTTTGACTTCCGGGCAGTATGCTTCATTCCTTGCAAATCCAAATGGACTGGGTGCTTATCTGACAATAGTTCTCCCTGCTTTATTATATTTATTTGAGGCAGCAGGAGATAAAACAAATAAGATTTTAAATATAATATTGATTGGGTGTGTATTTGCATTATCTGTATTTGTTAAATCTAGGACCACATATCTATCGTTTATATTTATCGGGGTTGTTTATATATTATATTTGTTTATAAATAGGATAAATATAAAAGAAATTTTATTTAGATTATTTAAAATAATATTATCTTCCGTTCTCGGGACTGTTATGTTATTTTCAATGCTTACATATGTAAATAATTTTATAATTAATATTGAAAAAAATGTATTTGGAAATGCATTTATAGTTACTTTTAATGATGAAGGTAAAAACGAGGGATTTATGACGCTTATTGAGCAATTGAACTCTGCTGCAGACAGAAGTAAAAAAGGCATAACAGATGATAATAATCTATCTTCCGGAAGATTTGAGATTTGGGGAAAGTATATTAATAATATAAATTTATTGGGGCATCCTGCAGGTAAATTAAAAGTTCCTTATCAGGGTGGATATATCGAAGCGAATTCCCATAATTCTTATTTACAAGTAGCTTATGCTGCTGGTATAATTGCTGGACTTAGTTTTTTTATTATGAATATTTTATTTTTAATATATTTACTAAGAATTATATTTAAAGGAATTAAAAATAGAAATTTAGATATTAAATACTTATTTATAGGTTCTATGCTGATAGGGTGCGAGATAACAATGGTCCTTTCATCAGTATATTATCCATATATAAGTGCAATATCAATAGTATATTATTTTGTAATAGGATTTATATATATTGAAAATATGGATTAA